The following are encoded together in the Ralstonia insidiosa genome:
- the gspF gene encoding type II secretion system inner membrane protein GspF codes for MPAFRYEAADAAGKTDKGVIEADSARQARTLLRARGLTPLLVDALGAQATKRSGSSFGKRLSAQENALITRQLASLLVAGLPLDEALAALADQAERAYVGELLAAIRAEVVGGSSLSVALAQHPKDFPDIYRALVSAGEHSGNLGLVLTRLADYIESRNALTSKIKLAFTYPAIVTVVAFAIVIFLLSYVVPQVVSVFANTKQKLPTLTIIMLWLSDFVRNWGWLAAIVLVVLGLLIRNLLKQPALRLSWHKWLLTAPLFGKLVRGYNTARFASTLAILTSAGVPILRGLQAAGETLNNVALKTNVEDASTRVREGTSLARALAAQNQFPPVLVHLIRSGEATGNLPAMLERAAQGEAQELERRTLFLTGLLEPALILTMGVVVLLIVLAVLMPIIEINQLVH; via the coding sequence ATGCCAGCCTTCCGCTACGAAGCCGCCGACGCCGCCGGCAAAACCGACAAGGGTGTCATCGAAGCCGACAGCGCACGTCAGGCGCGTACGCTGCTGCGCGCCCGCGGCCTGACGCCATTGCTGGTCGACGCGCTGGGCGCGCAAGCCACCAAGCGCAGCGGATCCAGCTTCGGCAAGCGGCTCTCCGCGCAGGAAAACGCGCTCATCACGCGCCAGCTCGCCAGCCTGCTGGTGGCCGGCTTGCCGCTGGATGAAGCGCTGGCCGCGCTGGCCGATCAGGCCGAACGTGCGTACGTGGGCGAACTGCTCGCCGCCATCCGCGCGGAAGTGGTGGGCGGCAGCTCGCTCTCGGTCGCGCTCGCGCAGCATCCGAAGGATTTTCCGGATATCTACCGTGCACTCGTTTCGGCGGGGGAGCACTCGGGCAACCTGGGTCTCGTGCTCACGCGCCTGGCCGACTACATCGAGAGCCGCAACGCGCTCACCTCGAAGATCAAGCTGGCGTTCACCTACCCGGCCATCGTCACGGTGGTGGCGTTTGCGATCGTGATCTTCCTGCTGTCGTACGTGGTGCCGCAGGTGGTGAGTGTGTTTGCCAATACCAAGCAGAAGCTGCCAACGCTCACGATCATCATGCTGTGGCTCTCGGATTTCGTGCGGAACTGGGGGTGGCTGGCGGCGATCGTGCTGGTGGTGCTTGGTCTGCTGATTCGCAACCTGCTCAAGCAGCCGGCGCTGCGGTTGTCGTGGCACAAGTGGCTGCTGACGGCGCCGCTGTTCGGCAAGCTCGTGCGGGGCTACAACACGGCGCGGTTTGCCAGCACGTTGGCGATTCTCACCAGTGCGGGTGTGCCGATCTTGCGGGGGCTGCAGGCGGCGGGGGAGACGCTGAACAACGTGGCCCTGAAGACAAACGTAGAGGATGCGTCTACGCGTGTGCGGGAAGGGACATCGCTGGCGCGGGCGTTGGCGGCGCAGAATCAGTTTCCGCCTGTGCTGGTGCACTTGATTCGCTCTGGCGAGGCGACGGGGAACTTGCCTGCGATGTTGGAGCGGGCTGCGCAAGGTGAGGCTCAGGAGCTTGAGCGGCGTACGTTGTTCCTGACTGGGTTGCTGGAGCCTGCGCTGATTTTGACGATGGGCGTGGTTGTGCTGCTGATCGTTTTGGCTGTGTTGATGCCGATTATTGAGATCAACCAACTGGTGCACTGA
- the gspD gene encoding type II secretion system secretin GspD, which yields MNETMHNASSRLTVRAIVLACCATMVAGSMPVFAAPPSGAAASQNGNTGNPGDEVSLNFVNADLESVVKAVGQATGKNFIVDPRVKGTVNLVTEKPVTRSQALESLGSILRMQGYAIVEGNGFTKVVPEADAKLQGSPTSVGAAGARGGEQVVTQVFRLQHESANNLVPVLRPMIAPNNTITAYPANNTLVITDYADNLRRIGRIIASIDTPAAGETELIQLKNAVAIDVAATLQKLLDPSGGGGAAAGAGASLSDPSLRTSVVAEPRSNSVMVRASSAARLAQAKQLIAKLDVPSARPGNIWVVPLKNANAVQLATTLRAIVAADSTLSASASTGPGGQSAAQGATSQPTGGASGSQFNQNTQNTNYGSGSGSSSGGSGNSSFRASFGQNNTPTTGGIIQADAATNALIITASEPVYRNLRAVIDDLDARRAQVYIESMIVEVTATKASQLGIQWLVGGGGPGTYIGGGTNFGTGSGNLLNLAGTIAAISSGGIGSTAAQAALGSLNVGQLNGGNVGVFNRGSGLGALLTALGSDGSVNVLSTPNLITLDNEEAKILIGQNVPITTGSYTQQSGTASQPFQTYDRKDVGITLRVKPQITDGGLVKMQIFQESSSVVNGTQNATQGPTTNVRSIETNVLANDGQVVVLGGLLEDNYQDGEQKVPGLGDIPILGALFRSENKTRVKTNLLVFLRPIILRTAEATGALSDNRYNYMRGTQQGFVSPNMLPTTSDKDTPVLPTPESMRPADNYGDVSIVPKGPIGTQVPPGAPLPMPQGTTRSEPRLQNFAAPTSGGYDGNAPRNGG from the coding sequence ATGAACGAGACCATGCACAACGCCTCCTCCCGACTCACCGTCCGCGCCATCGTCCTGGCGTGCTGCGCAACGATGGTGGCCGGCTCGATGCCCGTCTTTGCGGCACCGCCCTCCGGCGCGGCAGCCTCTCAAAATGGCAACACCGGCAATCCCGGTGATGAGGTCTCGCTGAACTTCGTCAACGCCGATCTGGAATCGGTGGTGAAGGCCGTGGGCCAGGCCACCGGTAAGAACTTCATCGTCGACCCGCGCGTGAAGGGCACGGTCAACCTCGTCACCGAGAAGCCGGTGACACGCTCGCAGGCGCTGGAATCGCTGGGCTCGATCCTGCGCATGCAGGGGTACGCGATTGTCGAGGGCAACGGCTTTACCAAGGTGGTGCCGGAAGCGGATGCCAAGCTGCAGGGCTCGCCCACCTCGGTGGGGGCCGCGGGTGCGCGCGGCGGCGAGCAGGTCGTCACGCAGGTGTTCCGTCTGCAGCATGAATCGGCCAACAACCTGGTGCCGGTGTTGCGGCCGATGATCGCGCCCAACAACACCATCACCGCGTACCCGGCCAACAACACGCTGGTCATTACCGACTACGCAGATAACCTGCGCCGCATCGGCCGCATCATCGCGTCAATCGACACCCCTGCAGCGGGCGAGACCGAACTGATCCAGCTGAAGAACGCCGTGGCCATCGACGTGGCCGCCACGCTGCAGAAGCTGCTCGACCCGTCGGGCGGTGGCGGTGCCGCGGCCGGTGCCGGCGCATCGTTGTCGGACCCAAGCCTGCGCACCTCGGTGGTGGCCGAGCCGCGCTCGAACAGCGTGATGGTGCGCGCCTCCAGCGCCGCGCGGCTGGCACAGGCCAAACAGCTGATCGCCAAGCTCGACGTGCCCAGTGCACGCCCGGGCAACATCTGGGTGGTGCCGCTCAAGAATGCCAACGCGGTGCAGCTGGCCACGACGCTGCGCGCCATTGTGGCGGCCGACTCCACGCTGTCGGCCTCCGCATCCACGGGCCCGGGTGGGCAGAGCGCGGCACAGGGCGCGACCTCGCAACCGACCGGCGGCGCCTCGGGCTCGCAGTTCAACCAGAACACGCAGAACACCAACTACGGCAGCGGTTCCGGCTCGAGCAGCGGCGGCAGCGGCAATTCTTCGTTCCGTGCCTCGTTCGGGCAGAACAACACGCCGACCACCGGCGGCATCATCCAGGCAGATGCCGCCACCAACGCACTCATCATCACCGCCAGCGAGCCGGTTTACCGCAACCTGCGCGCCGTGATTGATGACCTGGATGCGCGCCGCGCGCAGGTCTACATCGAATCGATGATCGTGGAAGTGACGGCCACCAAGGCGTCGCAGCTGGGCATTCAGTGGCTGGTTGGCGGTGGCGGGCCGGGCACGTATATCGGGGGCGGCACCAACTTCGGCACCGGCTCCGGTAACCTGCTCAATCTGGCCGGCACGATTGCCGCCATCAGTTCGGGCGGCATCGGCAGCACGGCGGCGCAAGCGGCACTGGGTAGCCTGAACGTCGGACAGCTCAACGGTGGCAACGTGGGGGTATTCAACCGGGGCAGCGGCCTGGGCGCGCTCCTCACCGCGCTCGGTTCGGACGGCTCGGTCAACGTGCTGTCCACGCCCAACCTGATCACGCTGGATAACGAAGAAGCCAAGATCCTGATCGGCCAGAACGTGCCAATCACGACCGGTTCGTATACGCAGCAATCGGGTACGGCGTCGCAGCCGTTCCAGACCTACGACCGCAAGGACGTGGGTATCACGCTGCGCGTCAAGCCGCAGATCACGGATGGCGGGCTGGTGAAGATGCAGATCTTCCAGGAATCGTCGTCGGTGGTGAACGGCACGCAGAACGCGACGCAGGGCCCGACCACCAACGTGCGCTCCATCGAGACCAACGTGCTGGCCAACGACGGCCAGGTCGTCGTGCTCGGTGGCCTGCTGGAAGACAACTATCAAGACGGCGAACAGAAGGTGCCGGGCCTGGGCGACATCCCCATCCTGGGCGCACTGTTCCGCTCCGAGAACAAGACGCGCGTGAAGACCAACCTGCTGGTGTTCCTGCGCCCGATCATCCTGCGCACGGCCGAAGCTACCGGCGCGCTGTCGGACAACCGCTATAACTACATGCGCGGGACGCAGCAAGGCTTTGTCTCGCCCAACATGCTGCCGACCACGTCCGACAAGGACACGCCGGTGCTGCCCACGCCCGAATCGATGCGCCCAGCCGACAATTACGGCGACGTGTCGATCGTGCCGAAGGGCCCCATCGGCACGCAGGTGCCGCCGGGCGCACCGCTGCCGATGCCGCAAGGCACCACGCGCAGCGAGCCGCGCCTGCAGAACTTTGCGGCACCCACCTCGGGCGGCTACGACGGCAACGCGCCGAGGAACGGCGGCTAA
- the gspM gene encoding type II secretion system protein GspM, which produces MATSSPSSSASGARRLPRIGVPDSVRDTVTTFWMQREPRERRILAGGGAILVLVIIYLVLWDPAFEGQRRIEKALPQMRSQLAEMETLGQEARGLSAIAAAPVPHGAELQQALNTSLTNHGLKATRMALSGESVQVQLDKVPFGAVAEWLQEVRQAQRMKVIDANIKYVGATALVNVTATLQGPAATSR; this is translated from the coding sequence ATGGCGACTTCCTCCCCTTCCTCCTCCGCTTCTGGCGCCCGCCGCCTGCCACGCATCGGCGTGCCGGACTCGGTGCGCGACACGGTCACCACCTTCTGGATGCAGCGCGAGCCGCGCGAGCGCCGCATCCTCGCTGGTGGTGGTGCGATCCTCGTGCTGGTCATCATCTATCTGGTGCTGTGGGACCCGGCCTTTGAAGGGCAACGCCGCATCGAAAAAGCCCTGCCGCAGATGCGCAGCCAGTTGGCCGAGATGGAAACGCTTGGCCAGGAAGCCCGCGGGCTGTCGGCCATTGCCGCCGCACCGGTGCCGCATGGTGCAGAGCTGCAGCAGGCACTCAACACCAGCCTCACCAACCATGGGCTGAAGGCCACGCGGATGGCGCTGTCGGGTGAGAGCGTACAGGTGCAACTGGACAAGGTGCCCTTCGGCGCCGTCGCTGAATGGCTGCAGGAAGTGCGGCAGGCGCAGCGCATGAAGGTGATCGACGCGAACATCAAATACGTGGGCGCCACCGCCCTGGTCAACGTGACGGCAACGCTGCAAGGCCCCGCCGCCACGAGCCGCTGA
- a CDS encoding pyridoxamine 5'-phosphate oxidase family protein, with protein sequence MTTTAATPPTDRTRVNRVARRGHYDAATLHAILDAAYVCHMAFADEHGVHCIPTACWREGGHLYVHGSNGSRMLKLAASGAQVCVTVTHIDGLVLARSAFNHSMNYRSAVIYGAFEVVPDEQKPATLDAFMETLAPGRSKEARPGNAKELAATTVLRIALDEAACKIRTGGPKDDAEDLALPVWAGVLPMALLPLAPVVDGAPAGTPDYVREWKATARVPAEEVTS encoded by the coding sequence ATGACGACCACTGCTGCCACCCCGCCCACCGATCGCACGCGCGTGAATCGTGTCGCCCGCCGCGGCCACTACGATGCCGCCACACTGCACGCCATCTTGGATGCGGCCTACGTCTGTCATATGGCCTTTGCCGATGAGCACGGCGTGCATTGCATTCCCACCGCATGCTGGCGCGAAGGCGGTCACCTCTACGTGCATGGCTCCAACGGCAGCCGGATGCTCAAGCTGGCGGCCAGCGGCGCGCAGGTGTGCGTGACGGTCACGCATATCGACGGCTTGGTGTTGGCGCGCTCGGCATTCAACCACTCGATGAACTATCGGTCAGCCGTCATCTACGGCGCGTTCGAGGTCGTGCCCGACGAACAGAAGCCGGCCACGCTCGACGCCTTCATGGAGACCCTCGCCCCCGGGCGCTCGAAAGAGGCGCGCCCCGGCAATGCCAAGGAATTGGCGGCCACCACCGTGTTGCGCATTGCGTTGGACGAAGCCGCGTGCAAGATCCGCACGGGCGGCCCGAAGGACGATGCAGAAGACCTCGCATTGCCCGTATGGGCTGGCGTGCTGCCCATGGCGTTGCTGCCGCTCGCGCCGGTGGTGGACGGCGCACCGGCCGGTACGCCGGACTATGTGCGCGAGTGGAAGGCCACGGCCCGTGTCCCTGCGGAAGAAGTGACATCGTGA
- a CDS encoding DMT family transporter: MTTAVGTATVGSSARTAWLLLGVVALAWGINWPVGKAMLAYLPPIWVVALRSAVGTLALLVICLLRGRLVMPKRGDIPVILSVGVLHMTAFSALVSLGLQFVPAGRSVVLAYTTPLWVVPGAWLLLGEPLTSRRLFGVGLGLLGLLLIFNPLMFDWHAGRAVFGNGLVMLAALCWAGSILYVRSHKWVTPPFELVFWQALLATVLLVPLALLHDGVPSIDWQPSLIGLLLYGGVFGIALAYWAVTTVNRILPATTTSLGLLGVPVFGIVCSAVALGEVVSGALLGAMGLILGGILVGALGRRS; this comes from the coding sequence GTGACTACCGCTGTCGGCACCGCAACGGTCGGAAGCTCGGCTCGCACCGCCTGGTTGCTGCTCGGCGTGGTCGCGCTGGCCTGGGGGATCAACTGGCCGGTCGGCAAGGCGATGCTCGCCTACTTGCCGCCCATCTGGGTGGTGGCGTTGCGCTCTGCTGTCGGCACGCTTGCGCTGCTGGTGATCTGTCTGCTGCGTGGGCGGTTGGTGATGCCAAAGCGCGGCGACATCCCGGTCATCCTGAGTGTTGGTGTGCTGCACATGACGGCGTTTTCGGCGCTGGTCAGCCTGGGGCTGCAGTTCGTGCCGGCGGGGCGCTCGGTGGTGCTGGCGTACACCACGCCGCTGTGGGTGGTGCCGGGCGCGTGGCTATTGCTCGGCGAGCCGCTGACTAGCCGGCGTCTGTTCGGTGTCGGGCTGGGGCTGTTGGGGTTGCTGCTGATCTTCAATCCGCTGATGTTTGATTGGCATGCGGGGCGTGCCGTGTTCGGCAATGGGCTCGTGATGCTGGCGGCGCTGTGTTGGGCGGGGAGCATTCTGTATGTCCGCTCGCACAAGTGGGTGACACCGCCGTTTGAGTTGGTGTTCTGGCAGGCGTTGTTGGCGACCGTGTTGTTGGTGCCGTTGGCGCTTTTGCACGATGGTGTGCCGTCGATTGACTGGCAGCCTTCGCTGATCGGGTTGCTGCTTTACGGTGGCGTGTTTGGGATTGCACTGGCGTATTGGGCGGTCACCACGGTCAATCGGATACTGCCGGCTACGACGACGTCGCTGGGGCTGCTGGGGGTGCCGGTGTTTGGGATTGTTTGCTCTGCGGTGGCGCTGGGGGAGGTGGTCAGTGGTGCGCTGTTGGGGGCGATGGGGTTGATTCTTGGGGGGATATTGGTGGGGGCTTTGGGGAGGCGGTCTTAG
- the gspL gene encoding type II secretion system protein GspL, with protein sequence MTTSLYVRLPHRPIQSPERWQAGALASVPFALVREEGTQGAQRILREGTSRPDELPAADRLILLLPAADVLLVPANVPPLALPKLRLALPNLVEDRLVQDAQQCHIALGPRLAAAPIRGWRAPREPQSRTLMIADRAWVRFILDSFGAHKHRTCHLLPAQLCLPFETPAAIAAPVEAANDAERAEPSLEAPVEPVAAEAADAAAAVVAPATIALDAAPPSDPDAPAAVDITVRTGPAEGYGLRLLPANVANWLAIAPTPARLMVSPALRELAPSLSTDPAAATLDWAAWASGARNALATGEADLCQFDFANGGMAGVDWSMWRLPIALAVLLVVVQLVGMNARWLTLRAEQKRLDAAMRTQLQTAFPNTPVILDPPAQMRRQVEQLRLAAGKSAPEDFLPLADRFAQAATGLAPDALLALDYHGRALTVTLKDGTDTNALRTAARNVGLNMDTAEAPRGAEATVPGSRWTVSIAQ encoded by the coding sequence TTGACGACCTCCCTGTACGTGCGCCTGCCGCACCGGCCCATTCAATCGCCCGAACGCTGGCAAGCGGGTGCGCTCGCGTCCGTGCCGTTTGCGCTGGTGCGCGAGGAAGGCACACAAGGCGCCCAGCGCATCCTGCGTGAAGGCACGTCGCGCCCGGACGAGCTGCCCGCGGCCGACCGCCTGATCCTGCTGCTGCCGGCCGCCGACGTCTTGCTGGTGCCCGCCAATGTGCCGCCGCTGGCATTGCCCAAGCTGCGCCTGGCCCTGCCCAACCTGGTAGAAGACCGCCTGGTGCAGGACGCACAGCAATGCCACATCGCCCTCGGCCCGCGCCTCGCCGCTGCCCCCATCCGTGGCTGGCGCGCCCCGCGTGAGCCGCAGTCGCGCACGCTGATGATTGCCGACCGCGCGTGGGTCCGCTTCATCCTCGACAGCTTTGGCGCGCACAAGCACCGCACGTGTCACTTGCTGCCTGCGCAGCTTTGCCTGCCGTTTGAAACACCTGCGGCCATCGCCGCGCCGGTTGAAGCCGCCAACGACGCCGAGCGCGCCGAGCCGTCGCTCGAAGCCCCGGTTGAGCCCGTCGCCGCGGAAGCGGCAGACGCTGCCGCAGCGGTAGTCGCTCCGGCCACGATTGCACTGGATGCTGCACCGCCCTCCGATCCGGATGCGCCTGCGGCTGTCGACATCACCGTCCGCACCGGCCCTGCCGAGGGCTACGGCCTGCGCCTGCTGCCGGCCAACGTCGCCAACTGGCTGGCCATTGCACCCACGCCGGCCCGGCTGATGGTGTCGCCTGCCCTGCGCGAACTCGCACCTAGCTTGTCTACGGATCCGGCCGCCGCCACGCTGGACTGGGCAGCATGGGCATCGGGCGCGCGCAACGCACTCGCCACGGGCGAGGCCGACCTCTGCCAGTTCGACTTCGCCAATGGCGGCATGGCCGGCGTGGACTGGTCCATGTGGCGCCTGCCGATCGCGCTGGCCGTGCTGCTGGTGGTCGTGCAGCTCGTCGGCATGAACGCGCGCTGGCTCACGCTGCGCGCCGAGCAGAAGCGCCTCGATGCGGCCATGCGTACACAGCTGCAGACGGCCTTCCCGAATACGCCGGTGATCCTCGATCCGCCCGCGCAGATGCGTCGCCAGGTCGAGCAGCTGCGCCTGGCCGCCGGCAAATCCGCACCGGAAGACTTCCTGCCGCTGGCCGATCGCTTTGCCCAGGCTGCCACGGGCCTCGCGCCCGACGCGCTGCTCGCGCTGGACTATCACGGCCGCGCGCTGACGGTCACGCTCAAGGACGGCACCGACACCAACGCGCTGCGCACCGCCGCCCGCAACGTCGGCCTGAACATGGACACCGCCGAGGCCCCGCGCGGCGCCGAGGCCACCGTGCCTGGCTCGCGCTGGACGGTTTCCATCGCCCAATAA
- a CDS encoding type II secretion system protein N, with translation MAIESLPPLRLRRRDASERTSLGWRLLWCGVALLAVGATVVSQYPAAWAAERVASATGQRVLLADPQGSIWHGSATLALTAGNGGADATVLPGRLSWSVDMLPLLTGTLRAHVAHDRALEQPVVVSVSPGGWQAEAGAMTLPASLLEGIGAPFNTLKLDGRLRAKWTPLSGQFGRASGRDQGQPDTVQGALTVTVEQVSSSLSRVRPLGSYQAVLSFGGAAGGPMQLALSTLAGPLSLQGQGTLGQGAHFDGVASATPESEPQLIGLLSLLGPRDGSHYRLRF, from the coding sequence ATGGCTATCGAATCGTTACCGCCGCTGCGCCTGCGCCGCCGCGACGCATCTGAACGTACGAGCCTGGGCTGGCGCCTGCTGTGGTGCGGTGTTGCGCTGCTGGCTGTGGGGGCGACGGTCGTCTCGCAGTATCCGGCGGCGTGGGCCGCTGAACGGGTGGCGTCGGCCACCGGGCAGCGTGTGCTGCTGGCCGATCCACAAGGCAGTATCTGGCATGGCAGCGCCACGCTGGCGCTCACGGCCGGCAACGGCGGCGCCGATGCCACCGTGCTGCCGGGGCGGTTGTCCTGGTCGGTCGACATGCTGCCGCTGCTGACCGGCACGCTGCGGGCGCATGTGGCGCACGACCGCGCGCTGGAGCAGCCGGTGGTGGTGTCGGTCTCGCCGGGTGGCTGGCAAGCCGAAGCCGGGGCGATGACGCTGCCGGCGTCGCTGCTGGAGGGTATCGGTGCACCGTTCAACACGCTCAAGCTGGACGGTCGGCTGCGTGCGAAATGGACGCCGCTGTCGGGCCAATTTGGCCGTGCGTCAGGACGAGATCAGGGCCAGCCGGACACCGTCCAGGGCGCGCTGACGGTCACGGTTGAGCAGGTATCATCCAGCCTCAGCCGGGTACGGCCGCTGGGCAGCTACCAGGCCGTGCTGTCGTTCGGCGGCGCCGCCGGCGGGCCCATGCAACTGGCCCTGTCGACGCTGGCCGGACCGCTGTCGCTGCAGGGCCAGGGAACGCTCGGACAGGGCGCGCATTTTGACGGTGTGGCCAGTGCCACGCCGGAGTCGGAACCGCAATTGATTGGCTTGTTGAGCCTGCTGGGCCCGCGCGACGGGTCGCACTATCGACTACGCTTTTGA
- the gspK gene encoding type II secretion system minor pseudopilin GspK, protein MARCSPKPLQYHARQRGAAIVTALLVVTLAVVIVSGMLWRQQVEIRAVENQRLKAQATWIARAGIDWARLILRDDLRRTGAVDHLGEIWAVPIQETKLSDFLGSSLRTDTAGEESYLSGRIFDAQARFNLMNLLTMQTLGTRTIVTGRDKDGIKAYGQLLQSLNLDPGLANLTATTLAQMLGGFQSVEGATGGQSGGGDDSGGGGSTGNGPRPLDDVDSLLSIPGYTADAVRKLRPYVIVLPTRTQINANTASAEVLAAVIPSLSLDRARALVQARDRAYFRNIGDVTNQLRGLAPGADTSNISNLLDVQTHYFLVYGMARHERAQLGQVALVSRGDPVNNNATRIVWVRRIDGIPS, encoded by the coding sequence ATGGCGCGATGCTCGCCCAAGCCGCTTCAATACCATGCACGCCAGCGCGGCGCGGCCATCGTCACCGCGCTGCTGGTGGTCACGCTGGCCGTGGTGATCGTCTCGGGCATGCTGTGGCGCCAGCAGGTGGAGATTCGCGCGGTGGAAAACCAGCGCCTGAAAGCGCAGGCCACGTGGATCGCGCGGGCGGGCATCGACTGGGCCCGCCTGATCCTGCGCGACGACCTGCGCCGCACCGGCGCCGTCGACCACCTGGGCGAGATCTGGGCCGTGCCCATTCAGGAAACCAAGCTGTCGGACTTCCTCGGCAGCTCGCTGCGCACGGATACGGCGGGCGAGGAGTCATACCTCTCGGGCCGCATCTTCGATGCCCAGGCGCGCTTCAACCTGATGAACCTGCTGACGATGCAGACGCTGGGCACGCGCACCATCGTCACCGGCCGCGACAAGGACGGCATCAAGGCTTACGGCCAGCTGTTGCAGTCGCTGAATCTCGACCCGGGCCTGGCCAACCTCACGGCGACGACCCTGGCGCAGATGCTGGGCGGCTTCCAGTCAGTCGAGGGCGCTACCGGTGGGCAGTCTGGCGGCGGTGATGACAGCGGCGGTGGCGGTAGCACTGGCAACGGCCCACGCCCGCTCGATGATGTGGATAGCCTGCTGTCCATCCCCGGCTATACGGCAGATGCGGTGCGCAAGCTGCGCCCGTACGTGATCGTGCTGCCCACGCGCACGCAGATCAACGCCAACACGGCCAGCGCCGAAGTGCTGGCTGCCGTCATCCCCAGCCTGAGCCTGGACCGCGCACGGGCACTGGTGCAGGCGCGCGACCGTGCCTACTTCCGCAACATCGGCGACGTCACCAACCAGTTGCGCGGCTTGGCGCCTGGCGCCGACACCAGCAATATCAGCAACCTGCTGGACGTGCAGACGCACTACTTTCTGGTCTACGGCATGGCTCGTCACGAGCGCGCGCAGCTTGGCCAAGTGGCGCTTGTTTCACGTGGTGATCCGGTCAACAATAACGCGACCCGTATCGTCTGGGTCCGCCGCATCGACGGAATTCCGTCATGA
- the gspE gene encoding type II secretion system ATPase GspE: protein MATTQALTTDVQTLEPPSQSAVRLVPYAFARDAKLLVARQDVDTLEVWVCPETSRTALAELARVFGALHLVTLDTAALSTATQTAYNAQDGSAAQVVGEVEGEVDLSRLMQDIPAVEDLLESEDDAPIIRMINALLTQAAREGASDIHIEPFENASVVRFRVDGTLRDVVRPKKALHGALISRIKIMAQLDIAEKRLPQDGRITLRVGGRPVDVRVSTLPTGHGERAVLRLLDKEAGRLDLGKLGMGAGTLARFDHLINQPHGIVLVTGPTGSGKTTTLYAALSRLDAASTNIMTVEDPIEYDLDGIGQTQVNPKIDMTFAKALRAILRQDPDVVMIGEIRDLETAQIAVQASLTGHLVLATLHTNDSASAVTRLIDMGIEPFLLSSSLLGVLAQRLVRRLCVQCRREEVLELTPAELEAVAGTPVADGVAPATPARKSVWHHVGCDRCGNSGYQGRTGVYELLTVTPEIQTMIHRQAAESEIKAFAIGQGLQTMRADAQRLIDTGATSLEEVLRVTRD, encoded by the coding sequence ATGGCAACGACGCAAGCCCTGACCACCGACGTCCAGACGCTGGAGCCGCCCTCGCAATCGGCGGTGCGCCTAGTGCCGTACGCGTTCGCACGCGACGCCAAGTTGCTCGTCGCCCGGCAGGACGTCGACACGCTGGAAGTCTGGGTCTGCCCGGAAACCTCACGCACCGCGCTGGCCGAGCTGGCCCGCGTGTTCGGCGCGCTGCATCTGGTCACGCTCGACACCGCTGCACTCTCCACCGCCACGCAAACGGCCTACAACGCGCAAGATGGCAGCGCCGCCCAGGTGGTCGGCGAGGTGGAAGGCGAAGTCGACCTCTCGCGCCTGATGCAGGACATTCCCGCCGTGGAAGACCTGCTCGAATCCGAAGACGACGCGCCGATCATCCGCATGATCAACGCACTGCTCACGCAGGCCGCGCGCGAAGGCGCCTCGGATATCCACATCGAGCCGTTCGAGAATGCATCGGTGGTGCGCTTCCGCGTGGACGGCACGCTGCGCGACGTGGTGCGCCCGAAGAAGGCGCTGCACGGCGCGCTGATCTCGCGCATCAAGATCATGGCGCAGCTCGACATTGCCGAGAAACGCCTGCCGCAAGATGGCCGCATCACGCTGCGTGTGGGCGGTCGCCCGGTGGACGTGCGGGTGAGCACGCTGCCCACCGGCCACGGCGAACGCGCGGTGCTGCGTCTGCTCGACAAGGAAGCCGGCCGGCTCGACCTGGGCAAGCTCGGCATGGGCGCCGGCACGCTGGCGCGCTTCGACCACCTGATCAACCAGCCGCACGGCATCGTGCTCGTCACCGGCCCGACGGGTTCCGGCAAGACGACCACGCTGTACGCGGCGCTGTCCCGGCTCGATGCGGCATCCACCAACATCATGACGGTGGAAGACCCGATCGAATACGACCTCGACGGCATCGGCCAGACGCAGGTCAACCCGAAGATCGACATGACCTTCGCCAAGGCCCTGCGCGCCATCCTGCGCCAGGACCCGGACGTGGTGATGATCGGGGAAATCCGCGATCTGGAAACCGCGCAGATTGCCGTGCAGGCCTCGCTGACCGGTCACCTGGTGCTGGCGACGCTGCACACGAACGATTCGGCCTCTGCCGTGACGCGCCTGATCGACATGGGGATCGAGCCGTTCCTGCTGTCGTCGTCGCTGCTCGGGGTGCTGGCGCAGCGGCTGGTGCGCCGCCTGTGCGTGCAGTGCCGCCGTGAAGAAGTGCTCGAGCTCACGCCCGCTGAATTGGAAGCCGTGGCCGGTACGCCGGTTGCGGACGGCGTGGCGCCGGCCACGCCCGCGCGCAAATCGGTGTGGCATCACGTCGGGTGTGACCGCTGCGGCAATTCGGGCTACCAGGGCCGGACCGGTGTGTACGAACTGCTAACCGTTACGCCCGAGATCCAGACCATGATCCACCGCCAGGCCGCCGAATCCGAGATCAAGGCCTTCGCGATCGGCCAAGGCCTGCAGACCATGCGCGCCGATGCGCAGCGCTTGATCGACACGGGCGCGACCTCGCTGGAAGAAGTGCTGCGCGTGACGCGCGACTGA